Proteins co-encoded in one Papaver somniferum cultivar HN1 chromosome 5, ASM357369v1, whole genome shotgun sequence genomic window:
- the LOC113283790 gene encoding ras-related protein Rab-21-like, whose protein sequence is MNNPKPSGSNHSFKLVLLGDGRVGKTSLVLRYVNNVFNDQQQATVQASFLTKRILIQGLPITLSIWDTAGQERFHALGPIYYRDADAALLVYDIMDNDSFIRVRNWVKELQQMASKSIIMAIAANKSDLVRAKKFNLEEAESYASSIGAKLFMTSAKVGTGIDDVFLDIATRVLQKKHSTEGLSPPRPRKGMLIIDDEPEKEQQPTCCS, encoded by the exons ATGAATAATCCCAAGCCTTCTGGAAGTAATCACTCATTCAAACTCGTCCTTCTCGGAGACG GTAGGGTTGGTAAAACATCATTAGTATTGAGATATGTGAATAATGTATTCAATGATCAACAGCAAGCAACTGTACAAGCTTCGTTTCTAACTAAACGGATTCTTATACAAGGTCTGCCTATTACTCTTTCTATTTGG GATACAGCAGGACAGGAACGATTTCATGCTTTGGGGCCGATATACTATCGTGATGCAGATG CTGCACTTTTGGTGTACGACATCATGGACAATGATAGCTTCATTCGGGTGAGAAATTGGGTGAAAGAACTTCAGCAAATGGCTTCTAAATCTATAATCATGGCAATTGCTGCAAATAAATCTGATTTGGTTAGAGCAAAGAAGTTCAATCTGGAAGAGGCTGAAAG TTATGCTTCTTCAATTGGAGCAAAATTGTTTATGACATCTGCGAAAGTCGGTACTGGAATTGATGATGTCTTCCTTGATATAGCAACGA GAGTACTGCAGAAAAAGCATAGTACTGAAGGTTTGTCTCCTCCTCGTCCAAGGAAAGGGATGCTCATCATAGATGACGAGCCTGAAAAGGAACAACAACCGACATGTTGTTCGTAG